Within the Miscanthus floridulus cultivar M001 chromosome 2, ASM1932011v1, whole genome shotgun sequence genome, the region CGATTTTTTAATTTAATGGTAATGAGTTGGTACCATAAATTCTAATATATTTCTATATATtttattaaatttaaaattacTTGACTTATTAAAAAAACGAGAAGTACACTCTTTTTTTAGACGGCTGAAGCAGCGTAGTGCGTAGGTGTGCCAGCAGTAAGCAAAGAAGCAAGCAAGAGAGAGCAGAGCACGAGCACAACTGCACAACCCAGCACTATCCTTTCTGGGGTCGGCGACATGACTTCTGGCCATATCCTCTTTACCCGACCAGCTTTTGGGGATGCAGATAATGCAACCATGAATGCATCCACCACCGTGATAGCATCACACCCTCTTCGATCAGTCTTCTCAATCTCACACTTTCCACCACCATCAACAGCCCCTGCATTTTCAAAAGGGCTATGCTTTTGACTCCAAATTTCGCCTTCCATATCTTTGTCCTCTTCACCGGTTCCACGAGCTCTAGTGAAACGGAGTTTGAGGTCCGGGCTGGAGGAGAGGGTTTCTTCGGTTCCTTTTAGGAGTGATATTGTAGGACGAACCGATGTAGTCACATTTCTCTTTCTTTAGAAAAAATAACTAGAAAACATAAAGAGCGGATGAAGTCGAATTTCACCGGATTCACCGGTTTCGACTCCTAGGAGCTACAACCAGAGCCAGAGCCACCGGGATCCTTGCAAAACAAACCCAAAGTTTGTTCCCCAATCAAGAGAGATGGTAGGCAAGCGGAGTAGCCGGCTCGCCACTTAACCAAAGGGAAAATTGGTCTGGTAGCATTGAAAGAACGTCGTATCCGGAAAATACCATTGAAATTTTACCGCTCcgtaaaataccatcgaaagaaTGCAATGTCACCTGGATATAGCATTCCGTCACGTTTGGAGCAAACGCCGTCGCCTCCGGCAAGCTCGTCCCCTTCTCCTTCCTGTGCTCCGATCCTATCGCGAACTTAGCTGAACCCTCTCTTCGTACTACGTCTTGCAGGCCTCCGACCGATGTCTTCATCGACCTCACCGTCGAGGTCGGCACCTCCAGCTTCGCGCTCCACGAGGTGAGAGACTGAGAGCTCCTTGGCCTTGCACAAGAACGCGGCAGAAAACCAAAACGATGTGCTAACGCCGACGGCATAGCTGTTCGCGCAGTTCCCGCTGGTGTCCCGGAGCGGCAAGATCCGGCGGCTCGTCGCGGAGGCCAAGGACGCCAAGCTAGCGCGGCTCAACCTGTACAGCACCCCGGGGGGCGCGCCGGCGTTCGAGCTCGCCGCCAAGTTCTGCTACGGCGTCCACGTGGACGTCACGGTCGCCAACGTCGCCATGCTGCGCTGCGCCACGCACTGCCTGCAGATCACCGACGACTTCTCCGATAAGAGCCTGGAGCTCCGCGCCGAGGCGTTCCTCCGCGACGCGGTGCTCCCCAGCATCGCCAGCTCCGTCGCCGTGCTCCGCAGCTGCGAGGCGCTACTCCCGGCCGCCGAGGACGTCGGCCTCATGCCCCGCCTCATCGCCGCCATCGCTAGCAACGTGTGCAAGGAGCAGATCACGTCGGGACTGTCCAAGCTGGACCAGTGCGCGGCGCAGCTGAAGCCCGCCGCGGCGTTCGCCGACCTCGACTCGCAGGGCGACTGGTGGGGCAAGTCGGTGGCCGCGCTCGGCCTCGACTTCTTCCAGCGCCTGCTGTCCGCGGTCAAGGCCAAGGGGCTCAAGCAGGAGACGGTGACCCGGATCCTCATCAACTACGCGCAGAACTCGCTGCACGGGCTCATGGCCAGGGACGTGCACAGATGCGGCGGCGGTGCCGCGAACGCTGACGCCGTCAAGAAGCAGCGCGCCGTCGCGGAGGCCATCGTGGGCCTGCTCCCGGCGCAGTCCAAGAAGAGCCCCGTGCCGATGGCCTTCCTCTCGGGGCTCCTCAAGACGGCGATGTCGGTGTCCGCGTCCAGCATCTGcagggctgacctggagaagcgGATCGGCATGCAGCTGGACCAGGCCATCCTGGAGGACATACTCATCGCCGCCGGCGCGTGCGCGGGCGCGGCCACGCCGGGCAGGCACGGGCAGCAGCACGCGCTGTACGACACGGACGTGGTGGCGCGCATCTTCTCGGTGTTCCTCAACCTCGACGACGACCACAACGAGGAGGACGCCGGGTTCGACTACGACAGCCCGCGGTCGCCCAAGCAGAGCCTCCTGGTGAAGGCAGCCAAGCTGCTGGACAGCTACCTCGCG harbors:
- the LOC136537202 gene encoding BTB/POZ domain-containing protein At1g03010-like gives rise to the protein MAPSAAEGSPAPFLNGARGRLGRSYATARGRRIGYRPAPPTDVFIDLTVEVGTSSFALHEFPLVSRSGKIRRLVAEAKDAKLARLNLYSTPGGAPAFELAAKFCYGVHVDVTVANVAMLRCATHCLQITDDFSDKSLELRAEAFLRDAVLPSIASSVAVLRSCEALLPAAEDVGLMPRLIAAIASNVCKEQITSGLSKLDQCAAQLKPAAAFADLDSQGDWWGKSVAALGLDFFQRLLSAVKAKGLKQETVTRILINYAQNSLHGLMARDVHRCGGGAANADAVKKQRAVAEAIVGLLPAQSKKSPVPMAFLSGLLKTAMSVSASSICRADLEKRIGMQLDQAILEDILIAAGACAGAATPGRHGQQHALYDTDVVARIFSVFLNLDDDHNEEDAGFDYDSPRSPKQSLLVKAAKLLDSYLAEVALDSKILPSKFISLAELLPDHARVVTDGLYRDVDIFLKARTDATCFNFLRLARTRRQLA